In the genome of Marinilactibacillus sp. Marseille-P9653, one region contains:
- a CDS encoding MBL fold metallo-hydrolase: MKYGEDYKKIPVYSKDSGKGTEFLPDVYVYVDQIVNVLFIGDPKEDSFVIVDTGMYGRSDKIIEAAQERFGSDAKPKAIILTHGHFDHVGTVIDLIEKWGAPVYAAEQELPYLTGKKSYPEPDYQAEGGLVLKTSKFFPTDPIELDDRIQSLPKDGTVPFLPEFRWLSVPGHTEGQVALFRERDSFLIAADAFVTTKQENLYDVLTQKEIVSGPPRYLTPDWTAAKESVIKLKDLRPEHAVTGHGHPMSGQKLTDGLKNLVDHWEEEALPSHGKFVEDTEKY; this comes from the coding sequence ATGAAGTATGGAGAGGATTATAAAAAGATTCCGGTTTACAGTAAAGATTCTGGAAAAGGGACAGAATTCTTACCTGACGTCTATGTCTATGTCGATCAAATCGTTAATGTGCTTTTTATTGGAGATCCAAAAGAAGACTCATTTGTCATTGTGGACACAGGTATGTATGGTCGCTCCGACAAAATCATTGAAGCAGCTCAAGAACGGTTCGGGTCTGATGCAAAGCCTAAAGCGATTATACTGACTCATGGACATTTTGATCATGTTGGAACGGTTATTGATTTGATTGAGAAATGGGGTGCACCAGTATATGCAGCTGAACAGGAACTGCCTTACCTAACCGGTAAAAAAAGTTACCCTGAACCAGATTATCAGGCAGAAGGCGGATTAGTTTTAAAAACATCTAAATTCTTCCCGACAGATCCTATTGAATTAGATGACCGAATTCAATCGTTGCCGAAAGATGGAACCGTACCGTTTTTGCCGGAATTCAGATGGCTCTCAGTACCAGGGCATACTGAAGGGCAAGTCGCTTTATTTAGAGAAAGAGACAGCTTTTTAATTGCAGCTGATGCGTTTGTCACGACCAAACAAGAAAATTTGTATGATGTTTTGACCCAGAAAGAAATCGTCAGCGGACCGCCGCGCTATTTAACACCGGACTGGACGGCTGCTAAGGAATCAGTTATTAAATTGAAAGATCTCAGACCAGAGCATGCCGTGACAGGACATGGACATCCAATGAGTGGACAAAAATTGACTGACGGATTAAAAAATCTAGTTGATCATTGGGAAGAAGAAGCGCTACCGAGTCATGGCAAGTTCGTAGAGGATACAGAAAAATATTAA
- a CDS encoding mechanosensitive ion channel family protein produces the protein MTRKVAKWLTNAILVIAFVYIFGTDLSGFTTAIGLAGAGITYALREVIVSFAGWFAIMFGDFFKTGDRVLLGGTKGDVVDIGLLRTTLMEMGEWVEGDQYTGRIVRVANSYIFTSPVYNYTADFKFLWDEIHILIRFKSDIKLARKLVLEIAEKEIGTYNAKAEEDWGNMKRRYRIENASLEPQVFISFDDNWITLSLRYIVDTRKRRISRDHIFMSILERFGEYEDRIELASETFEIVHEETPKEDRNS, from the coding sequence GTGACTCGAAAAGTAGCTAAATGGTTGACCAATGCCATATTGGTTATTGCTTTTGTTTATATATTTGGAACGGATCTTAGTGGATTTACGACAGCGATAGGGCTTGCTGGAGCGGGGATTACGTATGCGTTAAGAGAAGTCATCGTGAGTTTTGCCGGATGGTTTGCGATTATGTTCGGTGATTTCTTTAAAACAGGAGATCGTGTACTGCTGGGCGGAACCAAAGGTGATGTTGTCGATATCGGTCTTTTGCGGACAACTTTGATGGAAATGGGTGAGTGGGTAGAAGGAGATCAGTATACTGGACGAATTGTTCGAGTAGCCAACAGTTATATCTTCACGTCTCCCGTCTACAACTATACTGCTGATTTCAAGTTCTTATGGGATGAAATTCATATTCTCATTCGCTTCAAGTCAGATATCAAACTCGCTAGAAAACTGGTGTTAGAGATAGCGGAAAAAGAAATTGGAACCTACAACGCTAAGGCCGAGGAAGACTGGGGAAATATGAAGCGTAGATACCGTATCGAAAATGCTTCACTTGAGCCACAAGTCTTTATTTCTTTTGATGATAACTGGATCACATTAAGTTTGCGGTACATTGTAGATACAAGAAAGAGACGGATTAGCAGAGATCATATTTTTATGTCGATTCTTGAGCGTTTTGGAGAATATGAAGATAGAATTGAACTCGCTTCTGAGACATTTGAAATTGTTCATGAGGAAACACCTAAAGAAGACCGAAATAGCTAG
- a CDS encoding nucleoside/nucleotide kinase family protein: MKMKINGLEVDVQYTTSEQKDVLLPLLNQLVALREKKDRRIVVYLAAPPGTGKTTVSQYLEKLHKDRAYPFTFQSISIDGFHFDGAYLAEHTILIDGVDVFLKEVKGSPESFDLKSLKKSLSLLKQSEVIKWPIYDRKLHDVSFEHLSVDADIVLIEGNWLLLDEPGWRDLKQLADLSIFIKAREAVLEPRLIQRKMMGGLGKEAAVAFYKNSDQKNVRRVLKHHSEPDIYWRMQKDGTLKG; the protein is encoded by the coding sequence ATGAAAATGAAGATCAATGGTCTTGAAGTCGATGTACAGTATACAACTAGTGAACAAAAAGATGTGCTATTGCCTTTACTAAATCAACTTGTGGCTTTAAGAGAAAAGAAAGATAGGCGGATTGTCGTTTATTTGGCGGCACCTCCTGGAACAGGGAAGACAACGGTGAGTCAGTATCTGGAAAAACTACATAAAGATCGAGCTTATCCTTTTACCTTTCAATCAATTTCTATTGACGGGTTTCATTTTGACGGTGCTTATTTAGCCGAGCACACGATTTTGATAGATGGAGTAGACGTATTTTTAAAAGAGGTTAAAGGTAGTCCAGAGTCATTTGATCTGAAATCACTCAAAAAGTCGCTGTCATTGCTTAAACAGTCTGAAGTGATTAAGTGGCCGATCTATGACAGAAAGCTACATGACGTCAGTTTTGAGCATTTGAGCGTGGATGCTGATATTGTGCTTATCGAAGGGAATTGGCTGCTTCTGGATGAACCAGGCTGGCGGGACCTAAAACAATTAGCAGATTTATCGATATTTATAAAGGCAAGAGAAGCCGTACTGGAACCACGCTTAATCCAGCGGAAAATGATGGGTGGATTGGGTAAAGAAGCCGCAGTTGCCTTCTATAAAAACAGCGATCAAAAGAATGTGAGAAGAGTGCTAAAGCATCACAGTGAACCAGATATATACTGGCGGATGCAAAAAGATGGCACGCTAAAGGGGTAA
- the truA gene encoding tRNA pseudouridine(38-40) synthase TruA → MENTRYRLKLAYDGTHFSGFQVQPNKRTVQGEIEKALNTMSKGTFIRIKGAGRTDAGVHARGQVIHFDYPKAIPAEGMLRALNALSPDDIVVFESDIVDDQFHSQYLAKGKTYQYRVDNHKLEDPFTRLYAHHHPFEMNLERTQQALKYLEGTHDFTSFASAQSDKEDKTRTIYEASVEIDERTEEWVFTFRGNGFLYNMIRIIVGTVLQVADGRRPVEDIPKILEAKDRTVAGPTVAPKGLCMMEVYYEA, encoded by the coding sequence TTGGAAAATACAAGATACAGACTAAAACTGGCCTATGATGGTACACATTTTTCAGGGTTTCAAGTGCAGCCAAATAAAAGAACGGTGCAGGGAGAAATTGAAAAGGCGCTGAACACCATGTCTAAAGGGACTTTCATTCGCATCAAAGGAGCCGGAAGAACCGATGCAGGGGTCCATGCTAGAGGACAAGTCATTCATTTCGACTATCCAAAAGCTATTCCAGCTGAAGGGATGCTGCGTGCATTGAATGCACTGAGTCCAGATGATATCGTAGTATTTGAGTCGGATATCGTTGATGATCAGTTTCATTCTCAGTATCTGGCTAAGGGGAAAACGTATCAGTACCGTGTAGACAATCATAAACTGGAAGATCCATTTACACGCTTATACGCGCATCACCATCCTTTTGAAATGAATCTGGAGCGGACACAGCAAGCCTTGAAGTACTTAGAAGGAACGCACGATTTTACGAGTTTTGCTTCTGCCCAGTCAGATAAGGAAGACAAAACCAGAACCATTTATGAAGCAAGTGTTGAAATCGATGAGCGGACGGAGGAATGGGTCTTTACGTTCCGTGGAAATGGCTTTCTCTACAATATGATTCGGATTATTGTCGGAACGGTCCTGCAAGTTGCGGATGGTAGAAGACCGGTAGAGGATATCCCTAAAATCCTTGAAGCGAAGGACCGTACAGTCGCAGGACCAACCGTTGCCCCAAAAGGTTTATGTATGATGGAAGTTTACTACGAAGCCTGA
- a CDS encoding energy-coupling factor transporter transmembrane protein EcfT, with protein MMDKLIFGRYIPGDSLIHRLDPRTKLMSAMFFIIIIFLANNLWTYLALAIFVGLAVSLSQISLKFFINGIKPLLWLILFTVILQVLFTSGQTIFFRWGPIILSQEGLINGGFIFMRFVLIIFMSTLLTLTTMPLSLSDAIEYLLRPFGKVGVPVHEIALMLSIALRFVPTLMDETEKIMNAQRARGIDFGEGSIYQQMKSIVPLLIPLFVSSFNRAEELATAMEARGYKGGEGRTKYRQLNWQTKDSLAMGTIGLLVVVLILFRT; from the coding sequence GTGATGGATAAACTGATTTTCGGTCGGTATATTCCCGGCGATTCACTGATCCACCGATTAGATCCTAGAACGAAGTTGATGAGTGCGATGTTTTTCATCATTATCATCTTTCTGGCCAATAATCTTTGGACTTATCTGGCGCTGGCTATTTTCGTAGGCTTGGCTGTTAGTTTGTCGCAGATTTCTCTGAAGTTCTTTATCAATGGTATCAAGCCGCTTTTATGGCTGATTCTGTTTACTGTGATCTTGCAGGTACTCTTTACGAGTGGGCAGACGATCTTCTTTAGATGGGGACCGATTATCTTGTCTCAAGAAGGTCTGATCAATGGTGGATTCATCTTTATGAGATTTGTATTGATCATCTTTATGTCGACATTACTGACATTAACGACGATGCCCTTATCTTTATCAGATGCGATTGAGTATCTATTGAGACCTTTTGGTAAAGTCGGTGTTCCTGTTCATGAGATTGCACTGATGTTGTCGATTGCCTTACGTTTCGTACCGACACTGATGGATGAGACAGAGAAGATCATGAATGCACAGCGCGCACGTGGAATTGATTTTGGTGAAGGCAGTATCTATCAACAAATGAAATCAATCGTACCGTTGCTGATCCCGCTATTTGTGAGCTCATTTAACCGCGCTGAGGAACTTGCAACAGCGATGGAGGCTAGAGGATACAAGGGTGGCGAAGGGCGTACAAAGTACCGTCAATTGAACTGGCAGACAAAAGACTCGCTTGCTATGGGCACAATTGGCTTGCTTGTTGTTGTTTTGATATTATTTAGAACTTAA
- a CDS encoding energy-coupling factor ABC transporter ATP-binding protein — MDIRFEEVGYTYQKGTPFQSRALYDINLSINDGSFTALVGHTGSGKSTVLQHLNALKKPTEGSITIGDRVVTPTTDNKGLKALRKKVGIVFQFPEAQLFEETIAKDIAFGPKNFGVSEEEAIERARVLLPQVGLNESFMERSPFDLSGGQMRRVAIAGVLALEPEVLVLDEPTAGLDPQGRKEVMDMFYNLYKTQGLTIVLVTHQMDDVAQYADHMVVLEKGTVKKEGSPRELFKESEWLTSMQLGVPSTVAFTHQLESRFGWTFESLPMTTDELAAQIKEKLDGNDGEEL; from the coding sequence ATGGACATACGGTTTGAAGAAGTAGGCTATACGTATCAGAAAGGGACACCTTTTCAAAGCCGTGCTTTGTACGATATCAATCTGTCTATAAATGATGGAAGTTTTACTGCATTAGTCGGTCATACCGGTAGTGGAAAATCGACAGTGCTTCAGCACCTGAATGCGTTGAAGAAACCAACTGAAGGATCCATTACCATCGGGGATAGAGTTGTTACGCCAACGACCGATAATAAAGGGTTGAAAGCTTTGCGTAAAAAGGTAGGAATCGTGTTTCAGTTTCCCGAGGCTCAGTTATTTGAAGAGACGATTGCAAAAGACATTGCCTTCGGCCCAAAGAATTTCGGGGTTAGTGAAGAAGAGGCCATTGAACGCGCACGAGTGCTTCTACCTCAAGTAGGTTTAAATGAAAGTTTTATGGAACGCTCGCCCTTTGATTTATCTGGCGGACAGATGCGCCGGGTAGCAATTGCTGGTGTGCTGGCGTTAGAGCCTGAAGTTCTGGTTTTAGATGAGCCGACTGCTGGCCTGGATCCTCAGGGACGTAAAGAAGTGATGGATATGTTTTATAATTTGTATAAGACGCAGGGGCTGACGATTGTTCTGGTCACGCATCAGATGGACGATGTAGCGCAATACGCGGATCATATGGTCGTGCTTGAAAAAGGAACCGTTAAAAAAGAAGGATCGCCTAGAGAGCTGTTTAAAGAGTCTGAGTGGTTGACGAGTATGCAGCTTGGGGTACCATCTACGGTTGCGTTTACGCATCAACTAGAATCTCGCTTCGGCTGGACATTTGAGTCACTACCGATGACGACAGATGAACTCGCTGCTCAAATCAAAGAGAAATTAGATGGAAATGATGGTGAAGAGCTGTGA
- a CDS encoding energy-coupling factor ABC transporter ATP-binding protein: protein MSEIIKINHISYKYTDEQTQNALNDVSFTIGKGEWIAVIGPNGSGKSTLAKTINGLIEPMSGDVLVGNLELNEQNIWSIREMVGMVFQNPDNQFVGSTVQDDVAFGLENLGVPREEMVERVLDALDKVNMLEFAEREPARLSGGQKQRVAIAGIVALRPDIMILDEATSMLDPKGRDEVLRTVKEVKEKENLTVISITHDIDEAASANRILVMKAGELIKEGTPEEIFSYGDQLIEMGLDLPFPEKLKSSLKDIGITVPTDYLTEEGMVDWLWTYGLKK from the coding sequence ATGAGTGAAATCATAAAAATAAATCATATTTCATATAAATATACCGATGAACAGACTCAAAATGCTTTAAATGATGTATCATTTACCATTGGTAAAGGTGAATGGATTGCGGTCATTGGGCCGAACGGTTCTGGTAAGTCGACACTTGCGAAGACGATCAATGGATTGATTGAACCGATGAGTGGAGATGTCCTTGTGGGCAATCTGGAATTAAATGAGCAGAATATCTGGTCGATTCGTGAAATGGTTGGTATGGTCTTTCAAAATCCAGATAATCAGTTTGTTGGATCGACTGTCCAGGATGATGTTGCCTTTGGATTAGAAAATCTAGGTGTTCCTAGAGAAGAGATGGTCGAACGTGTACTGGACGCATTAGACAAGGTCAATATGCTGGAGTTTGCTGAACGTGAGCCGGCTCGTCTTTCTGGGGGGCAGAAACAGCGTGTAGCGATTGCTGGGATTGTGGCTTTACGTCCGGATATTATGATATTAGATGAAGCGACAAGTATGCTGGATCCTAAGGGACGCGATGAAGTGCTAAGAACAGTTAAAGAAGTGAAAGAAAAAGAGAATTTAACAGTGATTTCTATTACACATGATATTGATGAGGCAGCATCTGCTAATCGTATTCTGGTGATGAAAGCTGGAGAATTGATCAAAGAAGGTACTCCAGAAGAGATTTTTTCTTATGGAGATCAGCTGATTGAGATGGGACTGGATCTTCCGTTTCCGGAAAAACTGAAGTCTTCTCTTAAAGACATTGGAATTACAGTACCGACAGATTATCTAACGGAGGAAGGCATGGTGGACTGGTTATGGACATACGGTTTGAAGAAGTAG
- the rplQ gene encoding 50S ribosomal protein L17 → MGYRKLGRTSSQRKALLRDLTSDLIINERITTTETRAKEVSKMTDKMVTLGKRGDLHARRQAAAFVRNELATVSETDEEIVVQTVLQKLFNDLAPRFAERNGGYTRVLKTEPRRGDGAPMAILEFVVKAETAETEAEEA, encoded by the coding sequence ATGGGCTATCGTAAATTAGGACGCACTAGTTCTCAACGTAAAGCATTGCTACGTGATCTAACGTCTGACTTAATTATTAACGAGCGTATCACTACGACTGAAACTCGTGCAAAAGAAGTATCTAAAATGACTGATAAAATGGTTACTTTGGGTAAACGTGGAGACTTGCACGCGCGTCGTCAAGCAGCAGCGTTTGTTCGTAATGAATTAGCAACTGTTTCAGAAACTGATGAAGAAATCGTAGTACAAACAGTTTTACAAAAATTGTTTAATGATTTAGCTCCTCGTTTCGCTGAGCGTAACGGTGGATATACTCGTGTTTTAAAAACAGAACCTCGTAGAGGAGATGGCGCTCCAATGGCTATCTTAGAATTCGTGGTTAAAGCAGAAACTGCTGAAACTGAAGCAGAAGAAGCTTAA
- a CDS encoding DNA-directed RNA polymerase subunit alpha encodes MIEIEKPVIETVEISEDGKFGKFIVEPLERGYGTTLGNSLRRILLSSLPGAAVTNIQIDSVLHEFTAIDGVVEDVTAIILNLKKLALKLYSDETKTIEIDVEGPATVTAADIIYDSDVEIMNPDLYICTVSEGGHLHARMEAQKGRGYVRAEHNKHEDMPIGVLPVDSIYTPISRVNYHVEDTRVGEKNQFDKLTLDVWTDGSISPEDGVSLAAKIMTEHLNIFVNLTEEAREAEIMVEKEETQMEKMLEMTIEELDLSVRSYNCLKRAGINTVQELTNKTEPEMMKVRNLGRKSLEEVKYKLGELDLGLREEE; translated from the coding sequence ATGATCGAAATTGAAAAACCGGTAATAGAGACAGTTGAGATCAGTGAGGATGGAAAATTCGGTAAGTTTATTGTAGAACCACTTGAACGTGGCTATGGTACAACTCTAGGGAACTCTTTACGTAGAATTCTTTTATCATCCTTACCAGGTGCTGCCGTCACAAACATTCAGATCGATAGTGTTTTACATGAATTCACAGCGATCGATGGGGTAGTAGAAGATGTGACTGCCATCATCTTGAACTTGAAAAAACTTGCACTTAAGTTGTATTCTGATGAAACGAAAACGATTGAAATAGATGTTGAAGGACCAGCAACTGTAACAGCAGCTGACATTATTTATGACAGTGATGTTGAAATAATGAACCCAGACCTTTACATTTGTACAGTTTCCGAAGGCGGACATTTACATGCTCGTATGGAAGCTCAAAAAGGTAGAGGATATGTTCGCGCTGAACACAACAAACATGAAGATATGCCAATTGGTGTACTGCCGGTTGATTCGATTTATACCCCAATCAGCCGTGTGAATTATCATGTAGAAGATACTCGTGTAGGAGAGAAAAACCAGTTCGACAAGTTAACGCTTGACGTATGGACTGATGGATCGATCTCACCTGAGGATGGCGTGAGTTTAGCGGCGAAAATCATGACAGAACATTTAAATATCTTTGTTAACTTGACAGAAGAAGCTCGCGAAGCTGAAATTATGGTTGAAAAAGAAGAAACTCAGATGGAAAAAATGCTTGAGATGACTATCGAAGAGCTTGACTTATCTGTACGTTCTTACAACTGTTTGAAGCGCGCTGGTATTAATACTGTTCAAGAGCTGACAAATAAAACAGAACCAGAAATGATGAAGGTTCGTAACTTAGGACGTAAATCACTGGAAGAAGTAAAATATAAACTGGGTGAGCTTGATTTAGGCTTACGCGAAGAAGAATAA
- the rpsK gene encoding 30S ribosomal protein S11, with translation MAKANRPAARSRKKRAKKNIEHGVAHIRSTFNNTIVMITDVHGNAISWSSAGSLGFRGSKKSTPFAAQMAAEAAAKGSMENGMKSVEVTVKGPGSGREAAIRSLQATGLDVTAIRDVTPVPHNGCRPPKRRRV, from the coding sequence ATGGCTAAAGCAAATAGACCCGCAGCACGTTCTCGTAAAAAAAGAGCTAAAAAGAATATTGAACACGGAGTGGCTCACATCCGTTCAACATTCAACAACACAATCGTAATGATTACTGATGTTCATGGTAATGCAATTTCATGGTCTTCAGCAGGATCTTTAGGATTCAGAGGTTCTAAGAAATCAACTCCATTTGCTGCTCAAATGGCTGCAGAAGCAGCTGCAAAAGGCTCAATGGAAAATGGCATGAAATCAGTTGAGGTTACTGTTAAAGGACCTGGTTCTGGTCGTGAAGCTGCAATTCGTTCATTACAAGCAACAGGTTTAGACGTAACTGCAATTCGTGACGTAACTCCGGTACCACACAACGGATGTCGTCCTCCAAAACGCCGTCGCGTTTAA
- the rpsM gene encoding 30S ribosomal protein S13, whose amino-acid sequence MARVAGVDIPRDKHVVISLTYIYGIGKTTSKGILEAAGVPEETRVRELTNDQLDAIRAEVDKLKIEGDLRREVNQNIKRLIEIGSYRGIRHRRGLPVRGQNTKNNARTRKGKAVAIAGKKK is encoded by the coding sequence ATGGCTCGTGTAGCAGGAGTAGATATTCCACGTGATAAACATGTGGTAATTTCATTAACTTATATTTATGGTATTGGTAAAACAACTTCTAAAGGTATTTTAGAAGCTGCAGGTGTTCCAGAAGAAACTCGCGTACGTGAATTGACAAATGATCAATTGGACGCGATCCGTGCTGAAGTAGACAAACTTAAAATTGAAGGTGACCTTCGTCGTGAAGTAAACCAAAACATTAAACGTTTGATTGAAATCGGATCATACCGTGGTATTCGTCACCGTCGTGGTTTGCCAGTTCGTGGACAAAACACTAAAAACAACGCTCGTACTCGTAAGGGTAAAGCAGTAGCAATCGCTGGGAAGAAAAAATAA
- the rpmJ gene encoding 50S ribosomal protein L36 — protein MKVRPSVKKMCDKCKVIRRNGRVMVICENPKHKQRQG, from the coding sequence ATGAAAGTAAGACCATCAGTCAAAAAAATGTGTGACAAATGTAAAGTGATTCGTCGTAACGGCCGTGTAATGGTTATCTGCGAGAATCCTAAACACAAGCAACGTCAAGGTTAA
- the infA gene encoding translation initiation factor IF-1 produces the protein MAKDDVIEIEGKVLETLPNASFKVELENGHEILAHVSGKIRMNYIRILPGDKVTVEMSPYDLTRGRITYRFK, from the coding sequence ATGGCAAAAGACGATGTTATTGAGATTGAAGGAAAAGTACTAGAAACCCTGCCAAATGCAAGTTTTAAAGTTGAACTTGAAAATGGTCACGAAATTCTAGCACATGTTTCGGGCAAAATTCGTATGAATTATATCCGTATTCTACCTGGAGATAAAGTAACTGTTGAAATGTCTCCATATGATCTAACTCGTGGACGCATTACGTATCGATTCAAATAA
- a CDS encoding adenylate kinase produces the protein MNLILLGLPGAGKGTQASRITETYGIPHISTGDMFRAAMKNETPLGKEAKKFIDAGDLVPDEVTNGIVKERLEEADAQNGFLLDGYPRTLNQADALKKALSSSGRTLDNVLYIKVDRDILMERLTGRFICSNCGATYHKLFNSTKVEGTCDQCGGHDFYQREDDKPETVERRIEVNEAQTKELAAYYEEEGIVRNINGEQNPDSVFEDIRNILK, from the coding sequence ATGAATCTGATTCTTTTAGGCCTTCCAGGCGCAGGGAAAGGAACTCAAGCTTCACGTATTACAGAAACCTACGGGATACCTCATATATCCACAGGCGATATGTTCCGTGCAGCGATGAAAAACGAAACACCCTTAGGTAAGGAAGCTAAAAAGTTTATAGATGCTGGAGACCTCGTACCTGACGAAGTTACCAATGGTATCGTGAAAGAGCGTCTTGAAGAAGCAGATGCTCAGAACGGATTCTTATTGGATGGCTACCCGCGTACGTTGAATCAAGCAGATGCTTTGAAAAAAGCACTTAGCAGCTCTGGTCGTACCTTGGATAATGTGTTGTACATCAAAGTCGACAGAGATATCCTAATGGAACGTCTAACCGGTCGCTTCATCTGCTCTAATTGCGGAGCAACGTATCACAAACTGTTCAACTCAACGAAGGTTGAAGGAACATGTGATCAATGTGGCGGTCATGATTTTTATCAGCGTGAAGATGATAAACCAGAGACTGTTGAAAGACGTATCGAAGTAAATGAAGCACAGACAAAAGAACTTGCTGCATATTACGAAGAAGAAGGAATCGTAAGAAATATCAACGGAGAACAAAATCCGGATTCTGTATTTGAAGATATTCGAAATATTTTGAAATAG